A region from the Ptychodera flava strain L36383 chromosome 10, AS_Pfla_20210202, whole genome shotgun sequence genome encodes:
- the LOC139141522 gene encoding uncharacterized protein, translating into MAASGEFNVVEFMENENLSIQDLEQLRKCDLRLVADQIGVSLSSGMRKREIIDIIAGDFKLELQPPLEQTFADGNSLELAKIEFEREKLKFEQWMKSEEFKREKEQEDFELRKIELQSQLSGEHTHFGLVQEFQNRDFDVAKNIRLIPKFCEDEVDSYFLAFEKIAKQLDWPRRYWTILLQSVLTGKAQEVFSSLSDEQSENYEVVKKAMFAYELVPEAYRQKFRNLQRQTGQTFVEFAREKEIVFDKWYRSLQAGKELYTLREVILIEEFMNSIPSAIKTHLDEHKVRDLKCAAAIAEDYELTHKKFSSPYNFNKYVDDKRFTSKQQSDSKSKSNSQEKKIPYNQRREHRKTLVCYYCGKAGHVKAQCFKWIKDN; encoded by the coding sequence atggctgcctcaggTGAGTTCAATGTAGTCGAGTTCATGGAAAATGAAAACTTGTCCATTCAAGATTTAGAGCAATTGAGAAAATGCGATTTAAGACTTGTTGCTGATCAAATTGGAGTCTCTCTGAGCAGTGGTATGAGGAAACGcgaaattattgatattatcgCTGGTGATTTTAAATTAGAACTACAACCGCCTCTAGAGCAAACTTTTGCTGACGGTAATTCCCTTGAATTGGCGAAAATTGAATTTGAGAGAGAAAAGCTGAAATTTGAGCAGTGGATGAAAAGTGAGGAATTTAAGAGAGAAAAAGAACAGGAAGactttgaattgagaaaaatagAGTTGCAATCTCAATTATCAGGGGAGCACACACACTTTGGTCTAGTACAAGAATTTCAGAATAGGGATTTTGATGTTGCCAAGAATATTAGGCTTATCCCTAAATTTTGTGAAGATGAAGTCGACTCGTATTTCTTAGCATTTGAAAAGATAGCAAAACAGCTTGATTGGCCTCGTAGGTACTGGACCATATTGCTACAAAGCGTGTTGACTGGGAAAGCACAAGAAGTATTTTCTTCATTGTCTGATGAACAGTCCGAAAATTACGAAGTTGTTAAAAAAGCCATGTTTGCCTACGAATTAGTTCCCGAGGCCTATAGACAGAAGTTTAGAAATCTACAAAGGCAGACAGGTcaaacttttgtggagtttgcaagggaaaaagaaattgttttcGACAAGTGGTATCGTTCGCTCCAAGCTGGAAAGGAATTGTATACATTGAGGGAAGTGATTTTGATAGAAGAATTTATGAATAGCATCCCCTCAGCTATAAAGACTCATTTGGACGAACATAAGGTGCGCGATTTGAAATGTGCGGCAGCTATTGCTGAAGATTATGAGCTCACTCATAAGAAATTTAGTAGTCcatacaatttcaataaatacgtTGATGACAAGCGTTTTACTTCAAAACAACAGTCTGATTCCAAATCCAAGTCAAATTCACAGGAGAAAAAGATTCCCTATAATCAACGCCGTGAACATAGAAAGACTCTTGTTTGCTATTACTGTGGTAAAGCTGGACATGTTAAGGCCCAGTGTTTTAAATGGATAAAGGATAATTAG